One genomic window of Diospyros lotus cultivar Yz01 chromosome 8, ASM1463336v1, whole genome shotgun sequence includes the following:
- the LOC127807191 gene encoding transcription factor MYB102-like produces MYFSYGPTSSCSLSLSLSLSLSLPPCYEALLTFDRTNALRFERSLSTATMGRSPCCDKDGLKKGPWTPEEDQKLIDYIQKNGYGNWRTLPKNAGLQRCGKSCRLRWTNYLRPDIKRGRFSFEEEETIIQLHSILGNKWSAIAARLPGRTDNEIKNYWNTHIRKRLLRMGIDPVTHSPRLDLLDVSSILSSSLYNPSQMNLSRLLGVQPFPNYPELLKLATSLFSSSQQENPSINLLQQNVQGQLPPLVQQNVPMLNETELVEPNVEQFSSHLANFGSESCQLNEWQNGGNIPYNLTEEDYASSLQNYGYFGSESSNFLSFPSALSNLSTPSSSPAPMNSNSTYINSSSTTTTAEDERESYCSSMNTFKFEIPDMLDVNEFMSN; encoded by the exons atgtACTTCTCATACGGACCTACATCTtcctgttctctctctctctctctctctctctctctttctctcccccccTGTTACGAAGCACTCTTAACCTTTGATCGAACAAACGCATTAAGATTCGAAAGAAGTCTCAGTACTGCCACCATGGGAAGATCACCTTGTTGTGACAAAGATGGGCTCAAGAAGGGCCCATGGACTCCCGAAGAAGATCAGAAGCTCATCGACTATATTCAGAAGAACGGCTATGGAAACTGGAGAACTCTTCCTAAGAATGCCG GGCTGCAAAGGTGTGGAAAAAGCTGTCGTCTTCGCTGGACCAACTATCTGAGGCCTGATATCAAAAGAGGCAGATTCTCTTTCGAAGAGGAAGAGACAATAATCCAACTCCATAGTATATTGGGAAACAA GTGGTCCGCCATTGCGGCTCGCTTGCCCGGAAGGACGGACAACGAGATCAAGAACTATTGGAACACCCACATCAGGAAAAGGCTTCTCAGAATGGGAATCGATCCGGTTACTCATAGCCCTCGGCTTGATCTTCTCGACGTCTCCTCGATTCTGAGCTCGTCTCTCTATAACCCTTCCCAAATGAATCTGTCAAGGTTGCTAGGAGTTCAACCATTTCCTAATTACCCAGAACTTCTAAAACTAGCCACTTCGCTATTCTCTTCTTCTCAGCAAGAAAACCCGAGCATCAATCTCTTGCAGCAAAACGTTCAAGGCCAATTGCCACCACTGGTTCAGCAAAATGTTCCGATGCTTAATGAAACAGAATTGGTGGAACCAAATGTGGAGCAATTCTCGTCACATTTAGCCAACTTTGGCTCGGAAAGTTGCCAGCTAAACGAATGGCAAAACGGTGGAAATATTCCTTACAACTTGACAGAAGAAGACTATGCAAGCTCTCTACAAAACTACGGCTATTTCGGCTCTGAAAGCTCAAATTTCCTCAGCTTTCCATCGGCCTTATCAAATCTGTCGACGCCTTCGTCGAGCCCCGCGCCGATGAATTCGAACTCGACGTACATCAACAGCAGCAGCACTACTACCACTGCCGAGGATGAGAGGGAAAGCTATTGCAGCAGCATGAACACGTTCAAGTTTGAAATCCCAGACATGCTTGATGTGAATGAGTTcatgagtaattaa